A genomic stretch from Pseudomonas mendocina includes:
- the gltB gene encoding glutamate synthase large subunit, which produces MKAGLYRPDEFKDNCGFGLIAHMQGEASHHLLQTAIEALTCMTHRGGINADGKTGDGCGLLIQKPDAFLRAMAQQHFNAELPEQYAVGMVFFNQDPVKAEAARENMNREILAAGLTLVGWRKVPVDTRVLGRLALERLPQIEQVFIGGEGLSDREFAIKLFSARRRSSVANAEDSDHYICSFSNKTIIYKGLMMPADLQQFYPDLGDERLQTSICVFHQRFSTNTLPKWPLAQPFRFLAHNGEINTITGNRNWAQARRLKFANDQIFDLEELGPLVNRVGSDSSSMDNMLELMVTGGIDLFRGVRMIIPPAWQNMETMDADLRAFYEYNSMHMEPWDGPAGVVLTDGRYAVCLLDRNGLRPARWVTTKNGYITLASEIGVWDYEPQDVLAKGRVGPGQILAVDTETGEILNSSDIDNRLKSRHPYKQWMRKGAYRIKARLDDTDHGSSFYDQDQLKQYMKMFQVTFEERDQVLRPLGEQGQEAVGSMGDDTPMAVLSQRIRSPYDYFRQQFAQVTNPPIDPLREAIVMSLEVCLGAERNIFEESPEHAVRVILSSPVISPAKWRALMELDRPGFERHVIDMNYDESIGLEAAVRNMADQAEEAVRAGKVLLVLSDRHIAPGKLPAHAALVTGAIHHRLTDKGLRCDCNILVETATARDPHHYAVLIGFGASAVYPFLAYEVLGDLIRTGEVLGDLYEVFKYYRKGIAKGLLKILSKMGISTVTSYRGAQLFEAVGLSDEVTELCFRGVASRIKGARFVDIESEQKLLSNEAWSARKPIQQGGLLKFVHGGEYHAYNPDVVNTLQAAVQQGDYAKFKEYTTLVDKRPVSMLRDLFTLKLADKPLPLDEVEPLSAILSRFDSAGISLGALSPEAHEAIAEAMNRLGARSNSGEGGEDPARYGTVKSSKIKQVATGRFGVTPEYLVNAEVLQIKVAQGAKPGEGGQLPGGKVNGLIARLRYAVPGVTLISPPPHHDIYSIEDLAQLIYDLKQVNPQALVSVKLVAEAGVGTIAAGVAKAYADLITISGYDGGTGASPLTSIKYAGAPWELGLAETHQTLRGNDLRGKVRVQTDGGLKTGLDVVKAAILGAESFGFGTAPMIALGCKFLRICHLNNCATGVATQNDKLRKDHFIGTVEMVMNFFTYVAEETREWLAKLGVRSLEELIGRTDLLNILPGETDKQGHLDLTPLLGSDHIPADKPQFCQVDRNPPFDEGKLAEDMVKLAKPAIESASGAEFDLDICNCDRSIGARVSGEIARKHGNQGMASAPITFRFKGTAGQSFGVWNAGGLNLRLEGDANDYVGKGMTGGKLVIVPPAGSPFKTQESAIIGNTCLYGATGGKLFATGTAGERFAVRNSGAHAVVEGTGDHCCEYMTGGFVCVLGKTGYNFGSGMTGGFAYVLDLDNSFYDRVNHELVEIQRISNEAMEAYRSHLEDVLAEYVAETGSEWGAELLENLDDYLRKFWLVKPKAASLKSLLSSTRANPQ; this is translated from the coding sequence ATGAAAGCAGGTTTGTACCGTCCTGATGAGTTCAAGGATAACTGCGGCTTCGGCCTGATTGCCCATATGCAGGGTGAAGCGAGCCATCACCTGTTGCAGACCGCAATTGAAGCCCTGACATGCATGACCCACCGCGGCGGCATTAACGCCGACGGCAAGACCGGTGACGGCTGTGGTCTGCTGATTCAGAAACCAGACGCTTTCCTGCGAGCCATGGCTCAGCAGCATTTCAATGCCGAACTGCCGGAGCAGTACGCCGTCGGCATGGTGTTTTTCAACCAGGACCCGGTTAAAGCCGAAGCCGCTCGCGAAAACATGAACCGCGAGATCCTGGCAGCGGGCCTGACCCTTGTCGGCTGGCGTAAAGTGCCGGTCGATACCCGCGTTCTTGGCCGTCTGGCGCTTGAGCGTCTGCCCCAGATCGAGCAGGTCTTTATCGGTGGTGAAGGCCTCAGCGACCGCGAATTCGCGATTAAGCTGTTCAGTGCTCGTCGTCGTTCTTCGGTGGCTAATGCCGAAGACAGCGATCACTACATCTGCAGCTTCTCCAACAAGACCATCATCTACAAAGGCTTGATGATGCCGGCCGACTTGCAGCAGTTCTACCCAGACTTGGGTGACGAGCGCCTGCAAACCAGCATCTGCGTGTTCCACCAGCGCTTTTCCACCAACACTCTGCCGAAGTGGCCGCTGGCTCAGCCGTTCCGCTTCCTCGCGCACAACGGTGAAATCAACACCATCACCGGTAACCGCAACTGGGCACAGGCGCGTCGCCTGAAGTTCGCCAACGACCAGATTTTCGACCTGGAAGAGCTTGGCCCGCTGGTTAACCGCGTAGGCTCCGACTCCTCGAGCATGGATAACATGCTGGAGCTGATGGTCACCGGTGGTATCGACCTGTTCCGTGGCGTGCGCATGATCATTCCGCCAGCCTGGCAGAACATGGAAACCATGGACGCCGACCTGCGTGCGTTCTATGAGTACAACTCCATGCACATGGAGCCTTGGGATGGTCCTGCCGGTGTCGTATTGACCGACGGCCGCTACGCTGTGTGCCTGCTCGACCGTAACGGTCTGCGCCCGGCGCGTTGGGTTACCACCAAAAACGGCTACATCACCCTGGCCTCTGAAATTGGTGTGTGGGATTACGAGCCGCAAGATGTATTGGCCAAAGGGCGCGTTGGGCCGGGGCAAATCCTGGCGGTGGATACCGAAACTGGCGAGATCCTCAACAGCAGCGATATCGACAATCGCCTCAAATCACGCCATCCCTACAAACAGTGGATGCGTAAAGGCGCGTACCGCATCAAAGCGCGTCTGGACGACACCGACCACGGCTCTTCGTTCTACGATCAGGACCAGCTCAAGCAGTACATGAAGATGTTCCAGGTCACCTTCGAAGAGCGTGATCAGGTGCTGCGTCCGCTGGGTGAGCAAGGGCAGGAAGCGGTCGGCTCGATGGGTGACGACACCCCGATGGCGGTGCTGTCCCAGCGTATCCGTTCGCCGTATGACTACTTCCGCCAGCAGTTCGCGCAGGTGACCAACCCGCCAATCGACCCGCTGCGCGAAGCGATTGTGATGTCGCTGGAAGTGTGCCTGGGCGCTGAGCGCAATATCTTTGAAGAGTCGCCAGAGCATGCTGTCCGTGTGATTCTCAGCAGCCCGGTCATCTCGCCAGCCAAGTGGCGTGCATTGATGGAGCTGGACCGTCCGGGCTTCGAGCGTCATGTCATCGACATGAACTACGACGAGTCGATTGGTCTGGAAGCCGCCGTGCGCAATATGGCCGATCAGGCTGAAGAAGCGGTGCGCGCAGGCAAAGTGTTGCTGGTGCTGTCTGACCGCCATATCGCGCCGGGTAAGCTGCCAGCCCATGCTGCGCTGGTCACCGGTGCTATTCACCATCGCCTGACCGACAAGGGGCTGCGCTGCGACTGCAACATTTTGGTCGAAACGGCTACCGCCCGTGATCCGCATCACTATGCGGTGCTGATCGGTTTTGGTGCGTCGGCGGTTTATCCGTTCCTGGCCTATGAAGTGCTGGGCGATCTGATCCGCACCGGCGAAGTGCTGGGCGATCTGTATGAGGTGTTCAAGTACTACCGCAAAGGTATCGCCAAAGGCCTGCTGAAGATCCTGTCGAAGATGGGTATCTCCACAGTCACCTCGTATCGCGGTGCGCAGCTGTTCGAAGCCGTAGGCCTGTCAGATGAAGTCACCGAGCTGTGCTTCCGTGGTGTCGCCAGCCGCATCAAGGGCGCACGCTTCGTCGATATCGAGTCTGAGCAGAAACTGCTGTCCAACGAGGCCTGGAGCGCGCGTAAACCGATCCAGCAGGGCGGTCTGCTCAAGTTTGTGCATGGCGGCGAGTACCATGCGTACAACCCGGATGTGGTCAACACCTTGCAAGCGGCTGTACAGCAGGGCGACTACGCCAAGTTCAAGGAATACACCACGCTGGTTGATAAGCGTCCGGTGTCGATGCTGCGCGACCTGTTCACCCTGAAGTTGGCAGACAAACCGCTGCCGCTGGATGAGGTCGAGCCGCTGAGCGCTATTCTGAGCCGCTTTGACTCTGCTGGTATTTCCCTCGGCGCGCTGTCGCCGGAGGCTCACGAAGCCATTGCCGAAGCGATGAACCGCCTCGGTGCGCGCTCCAACTCCGGTGAGGGCGGTGAAGACCCAGCCCGTTACGGCACCGTGAAGAGTTCGAAAATCAAGCAGGTGGCGACTGGCCGTTTCGGTGTGACCCCGGAATACCTGGTTAACGCTGAAGTGCTGCAAATCAAAGTCGCTCAGGGTGCTAAGCCGGGTGAAGGCGGTCAGCTGCCCGGCGGTAAGGTCAACGGCCTGATTGCGCGTCTGCGTTACGCCGTACCGGGCGTGACCCTGATTTCGCCGCCGCCGCACCATGACATCTACTCCATCGAAGATTTGGCGCAGCTGATCTATGACCTCAAACAGGTCAACCCGCAGGCGCTGGTATCGGTCAAGCTGGTGGCAGAGGCTGGCGTTGGCACCATTGCGGCCGGTGTGGCCAAGGCTTACGCCGACCTGATCACCATCTCCGGTTATGACGGTGGCACCGGTGCATCGCCGCTGACCTCGATCAAATATGCCGGTGCACCGTGGGAGCTGGGCCTGGCCGAAACTCACCAGACCCTGCGCGGCAACGACCTGCGTGGCAAAGTCCGTGTACAAACTGACGGTGGCCTGAAAACCGGTCTGGATGTGGTCAAGGCTGCCATCCTCGGTGCAGAAAGCTTCGGCTTCGGTACCGCGCCGATGATCGCCCTGGGCTGTAAGTTCCTGCGCATCTGCCACCTGAACAACTGCGCCACTGGTGTTGCGACTCAGAACGACAAACTGCGTAAGGATCACTTCATCGGCACTGTTGAGATGGTGATGAACTTCTTCACCTACGTCGCCGAAGAAACCCGCGAGTGGCTGGCCAAGCTGGGTGTACGCAGCCTGGAAGAGCTGATCGGCCGTACTGATCTGCTCAACATCCTGCCGGGTGAAACCGACAAGCAAGGCCACTTGGACCTGACGCCGCTGCTCGGGAGCGATCACATCCCGGCGGACAAACCACAGTTCTGCCAGGTTGACCGCAACCCGCCGTTCGATGAAGGCAAGTTGGCTGAAGACATGGTCAAGCTGGCCAAGCCTGCAATCGAGTCCGCCAGCGGTGCCGAGTTTGACCTGGACATCTGCAACTGCGACCGATCTATCGGCGCCCGTGTGTCCGGCGAAATCGCCCGTAAACACGGTAACCAAGGCATGGCCAGCGCGCCGATCACGTTCCGCTTCAAAGGCACGGCTGGGCAGAGCTTCGGTGTGTGGAACGCCGGTGGCCTCAACCTGCGCCTGGAAGGCGACGCCAACGACTACGTCGGCAAGGGCATGACTGGCGGCAAGCTGGTCATCGTTCCGCCAGCCGGCAGCCCGTTCAAAACGCAGGAATCAGCCATCATCGGCAACACCTGCCTGTACGGTGCAACCGGCGGCAAGCTGTTCGCTACAGGTACCGCGGGCGAGCGTTTCGCAGTGCGTAACTCCGGTGCTCACGCCGTGGTTGAAGGCACGGGTGACCATTGCTGCGAATACATGACCGGCGGCTTTGTCTGCGTCCTGGGCAAAACCGGCTACAACTTCGGTTCAGGTATGACTGGTGGTTTCGCCTACGTACTGGATCTGGATAACAGCTTCTATGACCGTGTGAACCACGAGCTGGTGGAAATCCAGCGCATCAGCAACGAAGCCATGGAGGCTTACCGCAGCCACCTGGAAGACGTGCTGGCCGAATACGTGGCTGAAACCGGAAGTGAGTGGGGCGCTGAACTGCTGGAAAACCTCGACGACTACCTGCGCAAGTTCTGGCTCGTGAAGCCGAAGGCTGCCAGCCTCAAGTCGTTGCTCTCCAGCACCCGTGCCAACCCGCAATAA
- the aroB gene encoding 3-dehydroquinate synthase, with product MQTLHVDLGERSYPIYIGADLLSRSELLTAHIVGRQVAVVTNETVAPLYLAKLEKALAGYSVTSVVLPDGESFKNWETLQLIFDGLLSARHDRKTTIVALGGGVIGDMAGFAAACYQRGVNFIQVPTTLLSQVDSSVGGKTGINHPLGKNMVGAFYQPQAVLIDIESLHTLPARELSAGLAEVIKYGLICDEPFLTWLEENMQALRNLDPQALTYAIERSCASKARVVAADERESGVRATLNLGHTFGHAIETHQGYGVWLHGEAVAAGTVMALDMSERLGWISRADRERAVRLFIEAGLPVVPPEDMTAADFMEHMAVDKKVLDGKLRLVLLRSLGEAVVTGEFPRDILDATLSADYAAQLAQMNN from the coding sequence ATGCAGACTCTTCATGTCGACTTGGGTGAGCGCAGCTACCCGATTTATATCGGGGCAGATCTGCTGTCTCGCAGTGAACTTCTGACCGCTCATATCGTGGGGCGGCAGGTTGCAGTCGTGACCAACGAGACAGTCGCCCCCCTTTATCTTGCCAAGCTTGAGAAGGCCCTGGCGGGTTACTCGGTGACCTCTGTTGTCCTTCCTGATGGTGAAAGCTTCAAGAATTGGGAAACCCTGCAGCTGATCTTTGATGGTCTGTTGAGTGCGCGCCATGACCGCAAAACGACCATCGTTGCCCTAGGTGGTGGTGTGATTGGTGATATGGCAGGCTTTGCGGCGGCCTGTTACCAGCGCGGTGTTAACTTTATTCAGGTGCCGACTACCTTGCTGTCTCAAGTGGACTCCTCGGTAGGAGGTAAGACCGGTATCAACCACCCACTGGGCAAAAACATGGTGGGTGCCTTTTATCAGCCTCAGGCTGTTCTGATTGATATTGAGAGTTTGCACACATTACCGGCGCGTGAATTGTCAGCCGGCCTAGCTGAAGTGATCAAATACGGCCTTATTTGCGATGAGCCGTTTCTGACCTGGCTGGAAGAGAACATGCAGGCGCTGCGTAATCTCGATCCCCAGGCGCTCACCTATGCTATTGAGCGTTCCTGTGCTTCCAAGGCCCGGGTTGTGGCGGCCGATGAGCGTGAGTCCGGCGTGCGTGCAACCTTGAATCTCGGTCATACCTTTGGTCATGCCATTGAAACCCACCAAGGCTATGGCGTGTGGTTGCATGGTGAGGCGGTAGCCGCAGGCACCGTGATGGCGCTGGATATGTCGGAGCGACTGGGCTGGATCAGTCGTGCCGATCGCGAACGTGCAGTTCGCCTGTTTATTGAGGCTGGTTTGCCAGTAGTACCGCCTGAAGATATGACTGCTGCGGATTTTATGGAGCATATGGCGGTCGATAAGAAGGTCCTTGATGGCAAGTTGCGCTTGGTGTTGTTGCGCAGCTTGGGAGAGGCGGTCGTGACCGGTGAATTTCCAAGGGATATTTTGGATGCCACGCTGTCGGCGGATTACGCGGCGCAGTTGGCTCAGATGAATAACTAA
- a CDS encoding AAA family ATPase encodes MTSLHADEAFLDHYHFTHDPFAARVPGFKFFPAQRKPVLGQLHHLARYSQLLLVVTGPQGSGKTLLRQALVASTNKQTVQSVVVSARGASDPASILRQVAQGLQVARPDADSILAQVAQLALTGQEVYVLIDDAEDLSDAALTALLGLAAGNAEGRPHVFLFAEPDLVPRLEVAAAGEETFHAIELLPYEEAETREYMSQRLEGAGQGIELFSDEQISEIHEQSGGWPGLINQVARETLADAMVVKRGAAAGGSSSFKLPRKHLLALAVVGIAVVAAWLMQGRGTTSPQVAQQPATTEAPAGEQGGAPSIQFEGANQPLPLPLVGEAQPVIREPLAQASGMGEGDPQELANLPPATPNVSQPVTVTAPTPAPAPVQTPPVVKPVEPVKPAPVVAQQPKPTPAPAPKPAPAPQPVKPAATTPSSGAGNAGWYAAQPGHQYVLQVFVTGSESKAQEFLRKNGAEFHYYKKMHQGSALFVVTYGKFSSQAAAKAAVSKLSPELQAGKPWARSIASIKTEAVSGR; translated from the coding sequence ATGACAAGTTTGCATGCTGACGAGGCGTTTCTAGATCACTATCACTTCACCCACGACCCTTTTGCGGCGCGGGTGCCGGGGTTTAAATTCTTCCCGGCCCAGCGCAAGCCGGTGCTGGGGCAGTTGCACCATCTGGCGCGTTACAGTCAGCTGTTATTGGTTGTCACCGGGCCGCAAGGCAGTGGCAAGACGTTGCTGCGTCAGGCGCTGGTTGCCAGCACCAATAAGCAGACCGTGCAAAGCGTTGTAGTGTCTGCCCGCGGTGCCTCCGATCCGGCCAGTATCCTGCGGCAGGTTGCTCAAGGGCTGCAGGTGGCTCGCCCCGACGCGGATAGCATCTTGGCTCAGGTGGCCCAGCTGGCTCTGACCGGGCAGGAAGTGTATGTCCTGATTGATGATGCTGAAGACCTCAGCGATGCAGCGCTGACTGCGCTGCTCGGTCTGGCTGCGGGTAATGCCGAAGGCCGCCCTCACGTTTTCCTGTTTGCCGAGCCTGATCTGGTTCCGCGCCTTGAGGTGGCCGCTGCGGGTGAGGAAACCTTTCACGCCATTGAGCTGTTGCCTTATGAAGAAGCCGAGACGCGCGAGTATATGTCGCAGCGTCTGGAAGGCGCTGGGCAGGGCATTGAGCTCTTCTCTGATGAGCAAATCAGCGAGATTCATGAGCAGTCCGGTGGCTGGCCGGGCCTGATCAACCAAGTGGCCCGTGAAACACTGGCAGATGCCATGGTGGTCAAACGTGGTGCAGCCGCTGGTGGATCAAGCTCATTCAAACTGCCGCGTAAACACCTGCTGGCCTTGGCGGTCGTGGGTATTGCTGTGGTTGCTGCGTGGTTGATGCAAGGGCGTGGTACCACCTCGCCACAAGTTGCGCAGCAACCAGCCACCACTGAGGCGCCTGCTGGTGAGCAGGGTGGTGCACCTTCGATACAGTTTGAAGGCGCTAACCAGCCTCTGCCATTGCCTCTGGTGGGTGAGGCGCAACCGGTGATTCGTGAGCCGCTAGCTCAGGCATCGGGAATGGGGGAAGGAGACCCGCAGGAGCTGGCAAACCTGCCGCCTGCTACGCCGAATGTCAGTCAACCAGTGACGGTAACTGCACCTACTCCGGCCCCAGCACCCGTGCAGACGCCCCCCGTAGTGAAACCGGTTGAGCCGGTTAAGCCCGCGCCGGTGGTTGCGCAGCAGCCCAAACCTACTCCTGCCCCAGCGCCTAAGCCCGCTCCGGCACCTCAGCCCGTTAAACCTGCGGCCACCACGCCCTCAAGCGGTGCAGGAAACGCAGGCTGGTATGCCGCGCAACCAGGGCATCAGTATGTGCTTCAGGTATTCGTGACAGGAAGTGAGAGCAAAGCGCAAGAGTTTTTGCGCAAAAATGGTGCGGAATTTCATTACTACAAAAAAATGCACCAAGGAAGTGCGCTTTTTGTGGTGACCTACGGCAAGTTCTCCAGCCAAGCTGCTGCTAAAGCGGCTGTCAGTAAACTCTCTCCAGAGCTGCAAGCCGGTAAACCATGGGCCCGCAGCATCGCGAGTATCAAAACTGAGGCGGTGTCAGGTCGTTAA
- the pilO gene encoding type 4a pilus biogenesis protein PilO — protein MSLNESLESLRKIDINDLDFNNVGSWPVAVKVISGILLFVAILGLGYQFYISDMQSQLDMAVAEESSLKQQFTSKAHQAANLEAYKEQMAEMELSFGALLKQLPSDTEVPGLLEDITRTGLGSGLEFEEIKLLPEITQQFYIELPIQIKVFGSYHDLATFVSGVASLPRIVTLHDFELKPGAKNEAGSSVLSMSILAKTYRYNDKGVTK, from the coding sequence ATGAGTCTTAATGAGTCGCTGGAGAGTCTCCGTAAGATTGATATCAATGACCTTGATTTCAATAACGTAGGTTCCTGGCCTGTAGCGGTAAAGGTCATTAGCGGGATCCTGCTGTTTGTCGCCATTCTTGGCCTGGGTTACCAGTTTTATATCAGCGACATGCAGTCGCAGCTTGATATGGCTGTAGCTGAGGAAAGTTCGCTGAAGCAGCAGTTCACAAGCAAGGCGCATCAGGCGGCGAACCTTGAGGCCTACAAAGAGCAAATGGCTGAAATGGAGCTGTCTTTTGGGGCTTTGCTCAAGCAGCTGCCTAGCGATACCGAGGTGCCTGGGTTACTTGAGGATATTACTCGTACTGGCTTAGGTAGCGGTTTGGAGTTTGAGGAAATCAAGTTACTGCCTGAAATCACTCAGCAGTTCTATATCGAACTTCCAATTCAGATCAAAGTGTTTGGCTCTTATCATGACTTGGCAACTTTTGTCAGTGGCGTCGCGAGCCTGCCGCGTATTGTTACTCTGCATGACTTTGAGTTGAAGCCAGGCGCCAAAAACGAGGCAGGGTCATCTGTGCTCAGCATGAGTATCTTGGCTAAGACATACCGTTATAACGATAAGGGAGTGACAAAATGA
- the pilP gene encoding type 4a pilus biogenesis lipoprotein PilP, whose product MTIRYSLIAVLSLGLAGCGNGDFSDLQTFMDEVRAQPKGAIEPLPTFLPYESFTYGAASLRSPFQPPVKIDLTARQKGSSNIKPDENRVKQFLEEFNIESFQMVGTLSNDGGVFALINAASGVHRVRVGDYLGRNHGRIISIDDAKVEVVEIVPDGEGGWLERPRSITLKESS is encoded by the coding sequence ATGACAATTCGTTATTCCCTTATTGCTGTTCTTTCATTAGGGCTTGCTGGCTGTGGGAATGGGGATTTCTCTGACCTGCAAACCTTTATGGATGAAGTACGTGCTCAGCCCAAAGGGGCTATTGAGCCTTTGCCTACGTTTTTACCCTATGAGAGTTTCACATATGGTGCTGCGTCTCTGCGTAGCCCGTTCCAGCCGCCGGTAAAAATTGATCTGACAGCTCGTCAAAAAGGCTCCAGCAATATCAAGCCTGACGAGAACAGGGTTAAGCAGTTCTTGGAGGAGTTCAATATTGAATCCTTCCAGATGGTTGGCACACTTTCGAATGATGGTGGGGTATTTGCTTTGATCAATGCTGCCAGCGGCGTTCATCGTGTGCGCGTTGGCGATTATTTGGGGCGTAACCATGGCCGCATCATCTCAATCGATGATGCCAAAGTCGAAGTTGTTGAAATCGTCCCGGACGGTGAAGGTGGATGGCTCGAGCGGCCACGCAGTATTACCCTCAAGGAGAGCTCCTAG
- the pilQ gene encoding type IV pilus secretin PilQ, with protein MNKSVLHLCFPLLAVFLSPEVLAANLQGLDVAALPGDRVELKLSFDEPVLAPRGYTIDQPARIALDLPGVANKLGVKNKDLGVGNARSVTVVEAGDRTRLIVNLTNLSPYNTRAEGNNVYVVVGEGAGAAASNQPSAAPVTAPAPAPAKVFAPQGRVVQNIDFQRGEQGEGNVVISLSDASLNPDIQEQGGKIRLKFAKTQLPESLRVRLDVKDFATPVQYVSASESRGETEIVIEPTGTFDYLAYQADNKLTLSIKKLSERELEQRKAESFAYTGEKLSLNFQDIDVRSVLQLIADFTDLNLVASDTVSGNITLRLQNVPWDQALDLVLKTKGLDKRKIGNVLLVAPADEIAARERQELEAQKQIAELAPLRRELIQVNYAKASDIAKLFQSVASGEGLSDDRGSVTVDDRTNSIIAYQTQERLDELRRIVSQLDVAVRQVMIEARIVEANVDYDKALGVRWGGSLTGDDKWTFGGGAGGAAGPFVDMAVAGSSGIGIGFITDNAILDLQLSAMEKTGSGEVVSQPKVVTSDKETAKILKGTEVPYQEASSSGASTTSFKEAALSLEVTPQITPDNRILMEVKVNKDAPDFSVVASTGGVPAIQKNEVNAKVLVADGETIVIGGVYSNTQTKSVDKVPFLGDVPYIGRVFRRDIVQDKKSELLIFLTPRIMNNQAIAVSR; from the coding sequence ATGAATAAGTCAGTACTGCATCTATGTTTTCCATTGCTGGCGGTATTTCTTTCTCCGGAAGTTCTCGCCGCTAATCTGCAAGGGCTGGATGTAGCTGCGCTGCCTGGTGATCGTGTTGAGCTGAAGCTATCTTTTGATGAGCCGGTTCTGGCCCCGCGTGGGTACACAATTGATCAACCCGCTCGCATCGCTCTTGATTTGCCTGGCGTCGCCAATAAGTTGGGGGTCAAGAACAAGGATCTGGGTGTAGGTAATGCACGCAGTGTGACGGTAGTTGAGGCAGGGGACCGTACTCGCCTTATCGTCAATCTGACTAATCTTTCGCCCTACAATACGCGGGCTGAAGGTAATAACGTTTATGTGGTCGTGGGTGAGGGCGCAGGTGCTGCCGCGTCGAATCAGCCTTCTGCGGCTCCGGTTACCGCACCAGCACCTGCGCCTGCTAAGGTTTTTGCGCCTCAAGGTCGGGTTGTTCAGAACATTGATTTCCAGCGCGGGGAGCAGGGCGAAGGTAACGTGGTTATTTCCTTGTCCGATGCATCACTCAACCCGGATATCCAAGAACAGGGCGGAAAGATTCGTCTGAAGTTCGCTAAGACTCAACTGCCTGAGTCGCTGCGTGTGCGCTTGGATGTGAAAGATTTTGCAACCCCGGTCCAATACGTAAGCGCATCTGAGTCCCGTGGCGAGACAGAGATCGTCATTGAGCCGACGGGTACTTTTGATTATCTGGCTTATCAGGCAGATAACAAACTGACGCTGAGCATCAAGAAACTGAGCGAGCGTGAGCTGGAGCAGCGCAAGGCAGAAAGCTTTGCTTATACCGGTGAAAAACTGTCGCTTAACTTCCAGGATATTGATGTTCGTTCTGTTCTTCAGCTGATTGCTGACTTCACCGACCTCAATTTGGTGGCTAGCGATACGGTTAGCGGCAATATCACCCTGCGCCTGCAAAACGTGCCATGGGATCAGGCCTTGGACTTGGTTCTGAAAACCAAAGGCCTTGATAAGCGCAAGATCGGCAATGTTCTGTTGGTTGCTCCTGCGGATGAAATTGCTGCACGTGAGCGTCAGGAACTGGAAGCCCAGAAGCAGATTGCTGAGCTGGCTCCTTTGCGCCGTGAACTGATTCAGGTGAATTACGCTAAAGCCTCTGATATCGCCAAGCTTTTCCAATCAGTGGCCAGTGGTGAGGGGCTTTCGGATGACCGGGGTTCTGTCACTGTAGATGATCGCACCAACAGCATCATCGCTTACCAAACTCAAGAGCGTTTGGATGAGTTGCGTCGTATTGTTTCTCAGCTGGACGTTGCCGTCCGCCAGGTGATGATCGAAGCGCGCATCGTCGAAGCTAATGTCGATTATGACAAGGCACTGGGTGTTCGCTGGGGCGGAAGTTTAACGGGGGATGACAAGTGGACGTTCGGCGGTGGCGCTGGTGGCGCGGCTGGTCCGTTTGTAGATATGGCTGTTGCGGGTAGTTCTGGTATCGGCATTGGATTCATCACCGACAATGCCATTCTGGATCTGCAGCTCAGTGCTATGGAGAAGACTGGCTCCGGTGAAGTGGTGTCTCAGCCTAAGGTTGTCACCTCTGATAAGGAAACAGCGAAGATCCTGAAAGGTACCGAAGTTCCTTATCAGGAGGCCAGCTCCAGCGGTGCTTCTACTACTTCCTTCAAAGAAGCTGCTTTGTCTCTTGAGGTGACCCCGCAGATCACACCGGATAACCGCATCCTAATGGAAGTTAAGGTCAATAAAGATGCCCCGGACTTCTCTGTAGTAGCTTCCACTGGTGGTGTTCCGGCTATTCAGAAGAACGAAGTGAATGCGAAGGTGCTGGTCGCGGACGGGGAAACCATTGTGATTGGTGGTGTGTACTCGAATACACAGACCAAGTCTGTGGATAAGGTTCCGTTCCTGGGGGATGTGCCTTATATCGGCCGAGTTTTCCGTCGGGATATTGTTCAGGATAAGAAATCTGAGTTGCTGATTTTCCTGACTCCGCGAATCATGAACAATCAGGCAATCGCGGTGAGTCGTTAA
- the aroK gene encoding shikimate kinase AroK has product MGAGKSTIGRLLAKELKLPFKDSDKEIETRTGADIPWIFDVEGEQGFREREQAVIADLCESDGIVLATGGGAVMRPENRASLKQGGNVVYLHASVEQQIDRTARDRNRPLLRGDDPGKVLRELLAVRDPLYREIADIIIETDERPPRMVVQEILDRLAILSPR; this is encoded by the coding sequence ATGGGGGCGGGTAAAAGCACCATCGGTCGGCTGCTGGCCAAAGAGTTGAAGCTACCGTTCAAGGATTCCGATAAGGAAATTGAAACGCGTACTGGTGCGGATATCCCGTGGATCTTCGATGTAGAAGGTGAGCAGGGTTTCCGTGAGCGTGAGCAGGCGGTTATCGCTGACCTGTGTGAATCAGACGGTATTGTGTTGGCTACAGGTGGTGGGGCGGTAATGCGTCCTGAGAACCGTGCCTCACTTAAACAGGGTGGCAACGTGGTCTATCTGCATGCTTCTGTGGAGCAGCAGATAGATCGTACTGCCCGTGATCGTAATCGCCCGTTGTTGCGCGGCGATGATCCGGGAAAGGTGTTGCGTGAACTGCTTGCTGTGCGTGATCCGCTGTATCGGGAAATCGCTGACATCATCATCGAGACCGATGAGCGTCCGCCACGCATGGTGGTGCAGGAAATCCTTGATCGTCTTGCAATCCTATCTCCCCGTTAA